From a single Verrucomicrobiota bacterium genomic region:
- a CDS encoding phosphotransacetylase — MRFIGNVIEKLQRHPKRIVFPEGTEPRVIQAARQFHALRLGAPILLGDRGRVKEAAARLNVPLDGVRIIDPATSEELDPFTKRFELLRRMKGLREDEARLAMMKPNHFGAMMVAMHQADGVVSGASETTGSVLRPFFQIIKVAPQHTTASSCMILEVENTKLGEDGVLFLADCGVIPEPTVEQLSDIAVSTARLARQILGVRPRVALLSYSTKGSATHPSIGRVQAATALARKKAQDTSLDAEFDGELQVDAALVPEIAERKLPESRVGGQANVLVFPDLNSGNIASKLARHLARANAYGQILLGLDRPAADVSRGSSAHGVLGVAAIVGLQAITSSESVADPA; from the coding sequence ATGCGCTTCATTGGCAACGTCATCGAAAAGCTGCAACGCCATCCCAAGCGGATCGTATTTCCCGAGGGCACCGAGCCGCGGGTCATCCAGGCCGCGCGGCAATTCCACGCTTTGCGCCTGGGCGCGCCCATCCTGTTGGGAGACCGCGGACGCGTGAAGGAAGCCGCCGCCCGCCTCAACGTGCCCCTCGACGGCGTTCGCATCATCGATCCTGCGACAAGCGAGGAACTGGACCCCTTCACCAAACGATTCGAATTGCTGCGGCGGATGAAGGGCTTGCGCGAGGACGAAGCGCGCCTCGCCATGATGAAGCCCAATCACTTCGGCGCCATGATGGTGGCCATGCACCAGGCAGATGGCGTGGTCTCCGGCGCCAGCGAGACCACCGGCAGCGTGCTGCGTCCCTTCTTCCAAATCATCAAAGTGGCGCCCCAGCACACCACCGCCTCCAGTTGCATGATCCTCGAGGTCGAGAACACCAAGCTCGGCGAGGATGGAGTGCTCTTCCTCGCCGATTGCGGTGTCATTCCCGAACCCACCGTCGAACAACTTTCCGATATCGCCGTCTCGACCGCCAGGCTGGCTCGCCAGATTCTAGGCGTCCGCCCCCGCGTCGCCCTCCTTTCCTACTCCACCAAGGGCAGCGCCACGCATCCCAGCATCGGACGCGTACAAGCCGCGACCGCCCTCGCCCGAAAAAAGGCTCAGGACACCAGTCTGGACGCCGAATTCGACGGCGAATTGCAGGTGGACGCCGCGCTCGTCCCCGAAATCGCGGAGCGAAAACTTCCGGAGAGCCGGGTCGGCGGGCAGGCCAATGTCCTGGTTTTTCCAGATCTCAATTCCGGCAACATCGCCAGCAAGCTCGCGCGCCATCTCGCCCGCGCCAACGCCTACGGCCAAATCCTGCTCGGGTTGGACCGCCCCGCCGCCGACGTGTCCCGGGGTTCGAGTGCCCACGGCGTTCT